The window GATATTTATAAAGCTGTAATACAGATAGTTAAACCATATTTTAGCTAGCAATACTTTGTCCTCAAAAATAATGTTAGTTGTTGAAGGCAGGTAATTAATTCCGCAACTGTGCAAATTAGCTTCGCATTTGCAAGGTTGCTTCATTAACTACCTGCCTTCATAATTTTGGAACAGAGTACTAGGTTAAGATTCTCTTTGTAATTTCAGCTATTCTTTTTCCAAAAACAAAAGCAATTTTTGCTTCATCATTAGTAACGGGTTGGTCAGATTTTTCACCTGCAACATGACTTGGCCCATAAGGAGTTCCACCCCTGTCAGTACTAAGTAATTCCGGTACTGAGTATGGAACGCCGACTATAATCATTCCTAAATGAAATAATGGTACCATCGAGGTTAAAATAGTTGTTTCCTGTCCTCCATGAATACTGGAAGTCGAAGTAAATACTCCTGTAACTTTATTTTCAAGCTTACCCTGATTCCATAATGAACCTGTTTGATCTATAAAATTCTTCATTTGAGCAGTCATGTTTCCGTATCTTGTCGGTGTTCCCCATATAATGGCATCATAGTCAGCAAGTTCCTGAACTTTTGCAACAGGAATATCTTTTTGCATTTCTTTTGCTTGTTGAATTCTTGGATTTGCTTCTATAACCTCTCT is drawn from Candidatus Melainabacteria bacterium RIFOXYA2_FULL_32_9 and contains these coding sequences:
- a CDS encoding NAD(P)H:quinone oxidoreductase, type IV, with the translated sequence MKILVIYYSMYGNTFELAKHVVKGAKSVEGAEVGIKQVPDLLPREVIEANPRIQQAKEMQKDIPVAKVQELADYDAIIWGTPTRYGNMTAQMKNFIDQTGSLWNQGKLENKVTGVFTSTSSIHGGQETTILTSMVPLFHLGMIIVGVPYSVPELLSTDRGGTPYGPSHVAGEKSDQPVTNDEAKIAFVFGKRIAEITKRILT